Below is a window of Chitinispirillales bacterium ANBcel5 DNA.
TTCTCTTAAAACATTCTATTTCCAACGGGCTTCTATGGAGCTTGAGGAGCAGTATGCCGGGATCTATGCCCGACCAGCCGGGCACCCCGATGATTCGGTCTTATTTCATCCTTCAACCGGCAAACCAGAAGACACCCCTCCCAGACCATCTGCCGGTGGTTGGTATGATGCAGGTGATTATGGAAAATATGTGGTAAACTCAGGTATTACCATGGGTACAATGCTTAGTTTTTATGAAAATTTTCCCGAATATTTCCATGATGGTTCAATGAACATTCCTGAGTCTGGCAATGGAATACCAGATATCCTCGATGAGATTAAGTATAATGCAGACTGGATGAGAACGATGCAGGATGATGATGGTGGTGTTTTTCACAAAATGACTTCACTTCGGTTTGATGGAACAATAATGCCACATGAATCAACAATGGACAGATATTTTATCGGAATATCTACTCCCGCTACCCTTCATTTTGCCGCCGTGATGGCCATGATGGCAAGAATATATGAACCATTTGACAGTACTTATGCCCGTGAGTGCCTTGAGCAGGCTGAAAGGGCCTGGGTGTGGGCCGATTCAAACAGAACCATAGATTTTGAGAATCCAAGTGATGTTGGAACTGGTGAGTATGGTGGTAATAACATTAATGGAGCCTTTAACTGGGCCGCAGCAGAGCTTTTTATTACCACGGGTAAGGAAATCTATAAAGAAAGGGTTGATTGGGAATATTCAAGACTTCCCGGGTGGGCAAATGTTCATTCAATGGCAGCCTTGTCCCTGGCAACAATCCCCAATAGTCTTGATGAAGACCAACTTAATGAAAGCCGTGCTTCAATTATAAGCAGAGCTGAAGGTTTTTTGAATTTTCTTGACAATCCATTTAGAACTCCTTTGAATATGTTTATCTGGGGCTCCAATTCCTTGGCCGCAAATGTTGGAATAGCATTCATTTATGCCTACCTAGTCAGTGATGATGAAGTCTTTTTAGAAGGTGCTTTGGAAATAGCTGATTATCTACTGGGTAGAAATGCCACCGGATATTCTTTCATTACCGGGCATGGATTCAAAACACCACTTCACCCACACCACAGACCTTCAGCTTCAGATGGGATTACTGAACCAATCCCCGGATTCATTGTAGGTGGTCCTAATGGTGGAGCTGATATTTATAACGATGTCTATTCCGACTTTCGCACCAATGAAGTTGCCATAAACTGGAATTCCCCTGCAACTGTTTTGTTTGCAGCACTTGACCACCTGATGGGTGACAGTACTAAATCTGAAGTTGAAGAGCATTTACTACTTGTGTCATCTGTGGGCCCCGGTAGAATAGAAATTGAACCTGATCTTGATGTTTATGACTCAGGAATGGAAGTAACCTTCACTGCAATACCGGGTAGCGGAGAACCGTTTATGGGGTGGTCCGGAGCACTTGGTGGTGATGATACTGTAAGGACCATTATTGTTGACCGTGACATGAGAATTTCAGCAACCTTTGGGGTTCCCGCGGGTGAACAGGTAGCTAACGGGGACTTCTCTGATGGTCTTAACAGGTGGACTTTAGGTACCAGTCTTGGTGGTGTAGGATCTCCATCCGTTACTGATGGTGAGTACCATCTTTCTATTACAGATGGTGGTACAGAAGAGTGGAGTCTGCAGATTGTTCAGACAGGGATACAGCTCATCGAAGGAGTTACCTACGAATTTAGGTTTGATGCCTATGCTGATGAAGAGCGTACTCTAATTGCAGATATTGCTATGTCAGCCGCTCCATGGTCCAGTTATATCACTGGAGTTAGCAATCAGGTAGATTTAGGCACAGAAAAAACAACCTATTCGATTGTTTTCACACCA
It encodes the following:
- a CDS encoding glycoside hydrolase family 9 protein, which gives rise to MSGKKIGSIILATAVFSLLYGSQNDFRINQIGYYPEYRKLAIIIETQESSFSVVDESEEEVFTGELSEEKECDFTGVSLKHADFSQFTEEGVYRLYVADKGYSHPFKIDSRVLNDVAKASLKTFYFQRASMELEEQYAGIYARPAGHPDDSVLFHPSTGKPEDTPPRPSAGGWYDAGDYGKYVVNSGITMGTMLSFYENFPEYFHDGSMNIPESGNGIPDILDEIKYNADWMRTMQDDDGGVFHKMTSLRFDGTIMPHESTMDRYFIGISTPATLHFAAVMAMMARIYEPFDSTYARECLEQAERAWVWADSNRTIDFENPSDVGTGEYGGNNINGAFNWAAAELFITTGKEIYKERVDWEYSRLPGWANVHSMAALSLATIPNSLDEDQLNESRASIISRAEGFLNFLDNPFRTPLNMFIWGSNSLAANVGIAFIYAYLVSDDEVFLEGALEIADYLLGRNATGYSFITGHGFKTPLHPHHRPSASDGITEPIPGFIVGGPNGGADIYNDVYSDFRTNEVAINWNSPATVLFAALDHLMGDSTKSEVEEHLLLVSSVGPGRIEIEPDLDVYDSGMEVTFTAIPGSGEPFMGWSGALGGDDTVRTIIVDRDMRISATFGVPAGEQVANGDFSDGLNRWTLGTSLGGVGSPSVTDGEYHLSITDGGTEEWSLQIVQTGIQLIEGVTYEFRFDAYADEERTLIADIAMSAAPWSSYITGVSNQVDLGTEKTTYSIVFTPNSSDMGARITFNAGLSDADIYLDNVSLDIHDPSSVRDNFRQSHIAQNFSVSRRGNSIVADLVIVEPQSSTLRLYNASGRLVADLSSELRTKKAGRNSITINKKLGSGLYLIRYFDGNNTMTGSLRHVRGTVSR